Within the Erigeron canadensis isolate Cc75 chromosome 6, C_canadensis_v1, whole genome shotgun sequence genome, the region GTTTCGGACTTTTTTCTAGACCAACTCGGCAACTCCCAAGATGTATCACCACGTATATATCAAGTTGTACGACATATCATGTTGTACGACATCTAGGCATCTTAATGATAGTTGTTTAGTAGCTaattaatttgttcaaaattgTCCTTTACAACTATATTTTAAAAGGATATTACAAGAAATACTTTCCAAAATTTCTTTACAAATATAATTTACATATGTAAGTCGAACAAATCAAagaatattaaataataaaacatccgacaaaaaatataacatcacctaattgtaattgtaatcaataaattaaaaatctatataCCATTCACTTGAATAGGCTTAGGTTGAGGCAAGGTTCTTCTCTTCCACAAATTAATTTCCTTCTTTGGCTCCTTATTTATTCCTGCAACTCTAATGAATTTATCATCAAACCCTAATGAATTCCTTATAACCACAGGTGCAGAAGAAGGCATTACTATAACATCATGTTGTAGTTGTTCATCATCACTTTCTTCTCCATCCATTCTTGCAACCTCTTTTGTCCAATCAAAACTCGAAAACTTGCCACGACCACTCGTAAATCGTTTCATTGTACTCAAATTTGGAACCTTATTATCATCAAGATACAATGGACCCTTTGATATATCTTTAATATTTTTCCTAACACTTTTTGGGGTAAAAGTACTAACCCCACTAAATATTTTCTTAAACCCTAGTTTTTTCTTGCTCTTATTAGTACCGGTTTTCGGTGTTTCTTCATGATGATCATCAAAGTTATGTGTCCTTGTATCGATAAGACGTATAACTTTATTGGCTGGAAGGGTATTTTTGGCAGTTTGGAGTTTATCTTTTTGGTACTTGCATCTAACTTGGCCCATGCATGAAACTCTTGGAGATGTAGGTTCATACACAATTCCATAATCCGAttttttgttgatgatttttcgaCGAGTGTCAACGGGAATCATGGAAGAAACCAAAGGGCCCGAGAAACCGATTCCAAGATTCGATTTGTGGCCGGTTTTTTCCGATGATCTCTTGTCTTTTGCCGGGCTGTAAATCGGAGGGCTTTGAAAAGTAACGGATGATGTTGCTCTTGGTAGAAACTTCATGATTGCATTCCTTGACTTTAACAAAGTCTTTTGTTGATCCATAAATATGCAAAAGTAAATTCTAATCTTATCTTAcaaaaatgtgtatatatgtaatgtaatacgAACTTTTTGATGTACGTGTATATGTATGATACGAATTCAACTttttgatgtgtatatatagatatatccaATCCGATGCTCATAAGGAAAGAGAGAGGTtaagggagaaaaaaaaaatagtctaGAACTTCGGCTAAGATGAAGTGAGACAAATTTTGGATAACGTGTTTGGTCAAAAAGTCAATAGTAAAATTAAGGAAAATTTGGCCGTAATTTGACTCGTTTGGAGCTTATTTCATTAACAACCCCTtccacttttttatttattttttaaaacttaaatttacatttttaatgaAAAGGTTATCGGTACATCAGCCCACTGATACACAAATAAAACGTCGTcccacttttttttaaaatttatctcGACATTCTAATATACCTTATTACTCAATCACATCAATGTGGATTAACTTAATTATTTGGTAAATGTTTAATATGAGTTAACCTATTTGGTAAATGTTTAGTGTGAGTTAATCCAATAAGTATTTTAATTACAAAGAAAAGACGTACTGTAGTGAAAATAAGTTGTgacatttaatttaaataataatcagaCTTATGTCCGTGCAATGCGACGATATGTGTTTAAGGTGGTGGTGGCATGGGATGGCGGTAGTGTCAACCGTAGTGGTGATGACGGCTGTAGGGGTGGGGTGGagataaatgtaaaagtaattgataataAAGGtggtagtgtatttattttaagaattgAGAGATacatattgtaaattatttcattaaaagtattatatgtttattagatgaagatgtttaaTTGATAACAGAAAAAAAaggatatttttggtttttcattttaGTGTTAATTAATTGTTGAATCATGATAaaccaaaaaatcaaaacaaaaaataaaatatagataaaatttTCTATTGCATATATCTTTAAACACTTATATACACTACTTGTTTAATATAACTTGGTGTTGGAACTCAAAATTTGACAATTGATATGTTCAACCCGacattacttatttatttattgtttgaaAATTCGAATGTTGTAAGAATCTAACGTACAACACTTTCAAACAGACGCTTTTTAGTCCAATTCGCACTCTTCCAAGATTTGTTTATCCATATTTTAGTTTAGGCGTGTGGCTATAGCTTGCTCTTTTCCTCATCATGGATacgtttatttttgttttttttaaatgttaatcGGTATTCAATACTAAAGAATATCTCACAATACAATGGTTAGAGTTTTGTACCTATTCTAGACTATGAGATGTAAACTATAATATGTTAAAGTTGATTCAAAGAAAAGACCTACAGGACGCGTCACTCGAAGAGTCGAACCTATAACCTAGAGTAAAACCGAAGATGATTCCAGTTAGCATATCTAGCCTCGTTGTCgatacatttctttttaacttatttttttctcaccAATATTTAAACATGTGCACGAGATACTGTTGTTTTTGTTCAGTTTCTCTTCTATATCCAGTAGAGCTTCTGAAACGGCGTGCCTTTGTGGTGTACGTCGGCATGATCACAACACCACACCGAACAATAAACAAATACCAAATCTTAAACAAACAACTTGCTAAATGTTCATAAACGTAAACACACGAATGACACCAATAAATTTGTGTTGGTGCATTTTTCCAAACAAACAATGCATCTTGTTTACGCTTGGTTGCAACAaatgaacataaacaaacttCTTATTGAATAATTTTATGTTGGGGAAAATCGTGAATAACAAACAGATAACCGGATAGAATCAAACTCTGAAAGAcgtgtaatcactttcagattgaatcaatttggcggctcacccaaactattcaatcggacACAATTCATAAAATTCAGAACGTtctgtgtgtttattatttgagagaaaagaaccagatagaaagaagaagaagatcgaTTGATTATTATGTTACGGGATATCAAATATAGGCCCAATAGCTGTCTTTTAGGCAGTTAATTACATGTTTCGAATTTGGCAAAAATAGTCCctcaaaatcataaaattaattaattcggAAGGATTTTTACCATAACAATTCgatggaaataaaaaatttccgAGCTGACCTGTcagctcgaccccagccaggggctctatCCCTTGGACCCTGCCAGGGGTTGCCGCCTCTTAGACCCTGCTCCTGAGGGGCGTTGCCCCCGAACCCCCGTACCTTAGGGGCTTTGCCCATAAGGttataataaattcaaataggttTGCATTCCACACCTCCAAtcatatatgatgtattattatgacgtcACCGATCAAAACAAATTaatccaattacactaaaatatccaacattttaTGAATTGTTCATGAAATTATGTAATCGTCCTCATTTACACCTTTAATGAACGTACACAGTATATACATATACCGATTGTATTGacatttgttttacaatatggAGGAGTGTATGTGGATAAGATGTACAATATATTGGTAAATACTccgtattaattaattaaaattaattaggattaattattataaacttGCTGGTCCAAGTTAAAGCACATAACACGTTACACGTGATAATGTTCAATATTTGTTTATAGTagtcaaagtttataataattaaaatatcaatttaatatttatagtcatttatttatagtttttgcAACAAAAAGGGTACCGATAACCATTAACTGTTGCATCTAGTCATCAACACTAATTGAAATTTGTATAGTTGTCGACTTataacttttgactcgactcaTAACTCGGAACGTGAGTTGTCTCGTAAGAATCATGACATTTTTAAGTACTAcataatataacataattatatatatgtgaagtCTTTAAAAGCAAATTATAAGTTCGTTATTTTAATAAACCTaccaaaatattaaatattcaatAGGTTTGAGACATAAACTTACAGTTTATCTCTAAATTcgtaataaaatgatcaaaattacatatataacacacaaaataatataacaaattaattataatatataatatataaccataatatcaaactataataattataagtttgcgACTCGTGACTCTATCCAAGTTCATACcgtgactcgtaagagtttgGACAAAAACAAGTCACCTAACGAGTCAActcatttttggtgtaaatcaACTCGACTCATAAGAATTGACTCGTGGCTCGTATGAGTTTAACAATTATCCATAATTGAAACTCAATACAGTGATTCATTGGATTTAATTTTCTACATTATTGATTTTGTACAACATTTTGGTTAAGAATAAAATAACGAAAGACTAAACGTGCTggctttttatacatatatatagtcaacttattatatttatagaatTGTAATTGAGCAAGTGACATTGAAAAACATGTTTATTTATACAATATTCGAGAAATCTAACTTGTGTTGTACACATGTATCTACCCTTTCAATGAATATATTTTGTTAGACCATTAGATGTGGGACTGGTGGgagttaatatattatattagaccatcatcaaaaacacattgttttATGTCACTAACATTTGCACATCAAACATTGACTATTGACGTAATGCTGAActcattttttacatttattattcaaatttataatattattttatatattacattatatataaagaattgatattagtaccacaatatttgattattttaccaCATCTGTGTAGATAATATTTGTACAGTCTATAATAATACTTGTATATTGtggtaataatataaaaaaaagtggtATAAATATCAtccccattatatatatagggaaaatgatcaatcctttaaaaaaatagtttaaaaatcctcctattaacataaaaatatgaCATGTATAACCTACTCATTATATTTCTTCACCTCCccttttgattttttcatatgaCATTATCTAATGATTTTGAGgatttttaaactatttatttagaagaattaatcatttcctcatgggaagtgatattcatatCACTTCTTTTGACAAATGTACCACAACTATATAGTATGAACTTATACAATGAACTATAAAGTTTGCATATTGtggtatatttataaaaaacttgTGGTACCAATATGACTTTCCTTTCTCccgtatatattatatacgaaACATATAGAAAGGAAggaaaggaaaggaagaaagaaaccCGGTGAAACCGGGTGCCTGAAACCTAAAAAAGTGAacgtcttttcttttttatgattATCCGGAAATGATGAGTCAATTTTTAATGCAAATGTAATGACATAACTTTTTGTTTCACCGTGGTATGCTTCGATTATTTCCTAACCACTCCAAGATAATTTTGGTTTTATGCACTTTTTTCCttcatttttctattttagttttttttcccGACAACCAGATAtgtttcaaatattttaataagaaCATACGATTAAAAGGTTGAAAGAGCATCATACTTGTGTGACAAACAGAGCTATAAGggtataatatagtataatactaccaagtttattttttatttgtattttttatatcacCATTTATTGTTATGTTAACTTTTAATTAAGGGAAGTGATCTGTAACCACTCGATACTAACCATACATCACCAAACATGTTATATAGTATTATACTATACAACACTTGAAAGCACATTTAGTAGTATATGGTTAAAAACAAACGGTATACAGATCATCTcccattaattaataattgtatattatattttagttttagttaattttattatgtttaactAAATGATATTTGCTTTAAACTTGAAAAAAGTATTAATTCTaacagaaaaattaaaatatatacttaacttttaatagttttagaaaCCACTTGAATACGATATAAATAGATATTGTCTTTctttaacatacgttgtcttaaccgggtctgcGTTAGAAAGTTCCCTCAAAGTAAAAATgactatttcaaatacccgatgggggcaaaaccccctactaatccgcccaaaAGCACAACGATGAATaagggtaaaccctgcctcctGAGACTTGAACCTAGCCAAGCCTTCATAAAAAGACTTCTTATATACTTCCCAAGTCTTAAATCCAAAACCTACTACTTATAAGACAGGTGCTCAATTAGGGAAAGAGGCATATATTTCggcttttatattaataaaagataaactttatagaaaataaaaataaaaagtaaggATATTTCAAATTGCAGAATTTCAATCTAGGAGAAATATCGGAAGCTAGTGGTGAGCTTGAGGGGCAATAAAGCCACAAACTTTAATCTCAACCAAAATAACTTGCTATAAGTGTTTTAACTCCACATTAAACCGACACCACTCGTACAATCAATATGCAACAACCTCCTCCATTCCAAGGCATGCCGAATCACAGCAAGTTCCTCCACTTCAGGTATTGGTCTACACATTCAAGAGCAAATAAGTGATAAATATCATGTTAGATGAGGATTAGAAAAGATCATGCTACACTATAAAGAGAAATGCTACAATACTGGACATTATTTCTAAAGTCACTACACATGGCCAAAACCACAAGCCTGATGTCTCAATCAACTAAATCGtatatgaaaactttgatggtaaacatcaatttatatgtttaaattgCATACTTTGTGATTAGTggtttgggaaaaaaaaaacatatgtgaAGCCCAATGATCTGATGTACAAACTAACCTGCACCATGTTCACTTGTTCCATAAATTgaaaaacacattttaaaaaCAATGCAAAGTTGGcaaaattatgtttaaaaaaggTAAGCGGGTGGGAACTCTCTGGTCCCATGTACGGTCTTGGTACCCAGAATGCATACCGCCTAAAACTCATGCCCGGTGACTTACCATCTTCACACATGGATCCCAAGATATAATTTCTCCACCTGCCTTTGGCAAGTCTCGAACCTGTGACATGCAATCTTAATCTGTTGGTCCATGTGGTCGCATTAAAATAACAAATGTGATAAAGTAAAGCAAACGAAAAATATTATCATGCTTCGATTGGACAAGTTAGTGGGAGAAAATAACGGGTCGGGTCAACCAAATGGGTCACAAGTCAGGACATGTAaacataaatttgatttttattttatctagtCAAAGTCATTATAAGAACTAAAAACCTAAAATGAATAATTCTTGACAAGCATCTAAAAGTGAATAATTAAATCTTGATAATCTATCTAGTATTTAAACAATAACAAAAGATTTCAATGTTTCACTTAATAATCATAAGAACTAAAAACCTAAAGTAGCATACAGATACAAATAttaactagcattgtacccgcgcgatgcggcggcggtTTGGTCATGACGACGAccggtggtggtgacggcggtcgtggtggtgacgaactattgttggtggtggatgtaagtaattgatgtaaagatataGTGGAgacattttaaaagataagggattgatgatgtaaattaattaatcacgggtaaagtggtaattttgcatttacacttttatgagagaaaaagtgataattattataagatagtacgagcatggtacccgcgcgttgcggcgaaTACCATTGACATGGCGTCTAGATCAAGGGGTGATGTGGGTCTCATGGAGACGTTCCACGGCGGTGGTGGTGTTGAACGAAGGTGGAGGCGACAGACGTTGGAGATGATGGTTGGGTTTTGAGGACAACAGTGGAGGTGTGTGTATTTTTGtggcaaaaagaaaataataggGAGAATAAATGTAGGGAATAAGGAGGGGTAAAAGGGTAAAATCGCATGTCTCAAatcttgtaaactttcaacatgggttgataatttttaataaggagtatagatatataaaccaTTCAATATTTAATTTCATACATAATAATAGTAGTTTGAAATTACTACAACAACGAATAGAGTAATGAATTGCAAAGATAGGATTAGACATTAACTACATGGGCTACAAGCCTACAACAATAAGTTAAACATGGGTTTTTTACTACATTAAATGCATGAACCAAGTCTAAGGGGGTTCCATGATAAAATTTAAGGGGgttcataaaaatatttatatgggatgtgtataaatttttagttttcaagGAGGGTTAATTGACCACCCTACTAGTAAGGTGGAACTAGCCACTGAATATACATAAGGTCCAACTCCGCTATCACACAAAACTTGAACTACGAGTATTGTCATCCCATTATAATGTCCATTCCATTTTCAAATATATGCTTCGCTAATTGTATtccaatttttatatatgtaatttcaTAACGAGTATTCTTTGTTCTATAGCTCGgtttttatacatcaataaacaATGTGCATAAGTGTGAAAAGGCCATCTAGATACCAACCTACATTTAAGGTCTTAACACTAGTCTTATCTATACTAGGTAAATAAGTGGCAAATACTACATATTCCAGCAACAGTACATGATCAACTAACTTGAGATTAAGACATTCAACATGGGATTAAGATACCATCATTTACCTTAATAACAATTACCATATATGTAATGTGAAAGAGGAGTTAAAATGTAGTTTAAACGAATATTGTAGCTAGTAAATAACATTAAATGAGTTTTCCCTAGCTTATAAACTTACTGCATCATGAGAAAACGCACCATTGAAGTATAGGTTACAAGTTTTGGCAAAAAGGAATCATTTAAACTATTTTGGCAAAAAAGAAACATGTGTGCGTGTATATCATTGCACTAAAATGTATTACTCTAATATTTTATTGAGACAACTTATTGaaaactttaaattaataatgtaatattgTAGTTTAGTAACCATCTTTAAAGGATCAAATATAACATTTGAGTAAACTAACAAAGAAGTGATTAAAAGTCCACAACCTAAACTGTACTGAAAACTTATCCATTTAGacatgttacccaacccacctatTTTGTTACTTGAACTACAATTCCACATAAAACAAAGAAGAAAGTACCTATATTAATGATGACTTATGCCACTTAGTACTGCAACCGCTTTGTATGGGCATGCCATACATAGAGAATAAGGTAAAGAAGGCTTGATCTGGACCATTTTGAAATATGTGGGTACCCAAAGGCAGACGATGATACAAGTGCACGATTTCTCCATTTCCGTAAAACAACTCTCTACTACAGTACTACTGATATACAATCAAATGGGATTGTAAGGAGGATAAATTCCCCTAATACGTTGATTGTCTATTTCGACAAGTTTCTCCAACTCCGCTCTCGTAAGGCTAACAAAGAAACAGTTGTAATCATACATGTTACTTCCTAGTACTGCAATTGCATTCTCATGACTGCCAACAACATCACTCATAATGCTCAAGTAGACTTCCATTGCCTTATCAGCGTCATTTGAACAGCAGTCCACATATATTTCATACATTTCTCTTTTTCCCTCGGAAATATTTACACCCATTTCATAATCAACCGCACTTATCGAGGCTGCTGGATAGTCCATCTCTATATCTTTTGCTGTCCATTCATTTGTGTTGGACAAATGCATTGCATTTAGTGAACTTGTGACATCGTTGATGATCGTCATATCCCTGTGAGAAATCGTTCCTTGTAAATATGTgtgatttttttcatattacaataaaatctttttggatgaacctaatttgtcttacttttGCAACTAAACCATAGAGCAGATTTTAAATGCATCAGAAAATCATATTAGAACCATCCAAAAGAAGTCA harbors:
- the LOC122606329 gene encoding uncharacterized protein At1g76070-like; its protein translation is MDQQKTLLKSRNAIMKFLPRATSSVTFQSPPIYSPAKDKRSSEKTGHKSNLGIGFSGPLVSSMIPVDTRRKIINKKSDYGIVYEPTSPRVSCMGQVRCKYQKDKLQTAKNTLPANKVIRLIDTRTHNFDDHHEETPKTGTNKSKKKLGFKKIFSGVSTFTPKSVRKNIKDISKGPLYLDDNKVPNLSTMKRFTSGRGKFSSFDWTKEVARMDGEESDDEQLQHDVIVMPSSAPVVIRNSLGFDDKFIRVAGINKEPKKEINLWKRRTLPQPKPIQVNGI